In the genome of Deltaproteobacteria bacterium, one region contains:
- a CDS encoding FecR family protein, which produces MNTCKGTLTAIRGLAVAAFLFAGLCSPGIAATGTILPAGVVIADTFMPGFGAPIGSVQRVRGDVVVMHAENAHEGYRARPGLPLYRGDTVTTLKRGKIRFRMNDGSILSLASETKLELNQSVYDKKKKSRSSFLRMAFGKARFFVVKLLKFKRSEFKVKTPTAVCGVRGSDFVLEASAEVTIATALEKTSIELAGLVDPAREPVVLTDYQSSRVYAGGYPSKPVNVSPEAVKRLLDQFISVAPEDYEPEAGEIQAGKGIEAIVKADVRVLVPEKVIVAVPEDFETKEVRAGDIYRTVVQSGVTKERPSTVRVDIIEQAKEGYLGNLPDFPQMPE; this is translated from the coding sequence ATGAATACATGTAAAGGTACATTGACGGCAATCCGTGGTCTGGCTGTTGCGGCATTTCTTTTTGCGGGCCTCTGTTCGCCGGGCATCGCCGCCACCGGTACCATCCTGCCGGCAGGCGTTGTCATTGCTGATACATTCATGCCGGGGTTCGGTGCGCCCATCGGAAGCGTCCAGCGGGTCAGGGGTGACGTGGTGGTGATGCACGCCGAGAATGCGCACGAGGGATACCGGGCGCGGCCGGGCCTGCCCCTTTACAGGGGGGACACGGTAACCACCCTGAAAAGAGGCAAGATCCGTTTCAGGATGAACGACGGCAGTATTCTCTCCCTGGCTTCGGAAACGAAGCTGGAACTCAACCAGAGTGTTTACGACAAGAAGAAGAAAAGCCGATCGTCGTTTCTTCGCATGGCTTTCGGCAAGGCGCGGTTTTTCGTGGTGAAACTGCTCAAATTCAAACGTTCGGAATTCAAGGTGAAGACGCCTACGGCCGTCTGCGGCGTGCGGGGCTCCGATTTCGTGCTCGAAGCCTCCGCGGAAGTGACCATAGCCACGGCATTGGAAAAAACCTCCATCGAATTGGCGGGACTGGTAGACCCGGCGAGAGAACCCGTCGTGCTGACCGACTACCAGTCATCAAGGGTGTATGCCGGGGGATACCCGTCCAAGCCGGTCAACGTTTCACCCGAAGCGGTCAAGCGCCTGCTGGACCAGTTCATCAGCGTGGCGCCAGAAGATTATGAACCCGAAGCGGGTGAAATACAGGCAGGAAAAGGGATCGAGGCCATTGTCAAGGCAGACGTCAGGGTGCTGGTGCCCGAGAAAGTCATCGTCGCCGTACCCGAAGACTTCGAGACCAAGGAGGTCAGAGCCGGCGATATCTACAGGACCGTGGTGCAGTCGGGCGTGACCAAAGAACGCCCCAGCACCGTCCGGGTCGATATAATCGAGCAGGCCAAAGAGGGCTACCTGGGCAATCTGCCGGATTTTCCGCAGATGCCGGAGTAA